In Rhodobacter sp. 24-YEA-8, the following are encoded in one genomic region:
- the mnmD gene encoding tRNA (5-methylaminomethyl-2-thiouridine)(34)-methyltransferase MnmD — protein sequence MPEIPEPEFSEAGLPKAVRSETASLSWLEDAIPVATRFDDPYFSLKGGLEETRHVFLGGNDLPARLQDGFRIAELGFGTGLNLLTLALAWRQQDPEGAGLLHYTTFEAFPMAVGDMARALRHFPEAAAISAPLLAAMSAGETRFRLPGIAVEIVHGDVRDTLPAWTGRADAWFLDGFSPAKNPEMWGETLMAEVAHHTSKGGTFATYTAAGHVRRALAGAGFEVSRLPGFAGKRHMSAGVLR from the coding sequence ATGCCCGAGATTCCCGAACCCGAATTTTCCGAAGCCGGACTGCCCAAAGCCGTCAGGTCCGAGACCGCCAGCCTCAGCTGGCTCGAGGATGCGATACCTGTCGCCACCAGATTTGACGATCCCTATTTCAGTCTGAAGGGCGGGCTGGAGGAGACGCGCCATGTCTTTCTTGGCGGCAATGATCTGCCGGCGCGGCTGCAAGACGGGTTCCGCATCGCCGAACTGGGTTTCGGCACCGGGCTGAACCTTCTGACCCTCGCGCTGGCCTGGAGGCAGCAGGATCCCGAGGGCGCGGGCCTTTTGCATTATACCACATTCGAGGCCTTCCCGATGGCGGTCGGGGATATGGCCCGCGCGCTGCGGCATTTCCCCGAAGCTGCCGCCATTTCAGCGCCGCTCCTTGCCGCGATGAGCGCGGGCGAAACCCGCTTTCGGCTGCCGGGGATCGCGGTCGAGATCGTGCATGGCGATGTGCGCGATACGCTGCCGGCCTGGACCGGGCGGGCCGATGCCTGGTTCCTTGATGGGTTCTCGCCGGCGAAAAACCCGGAAATGTGGGGCGAGACGCTGATGGCCGAGGTCGCGCATCACACGTCAAAGGGCGGCACTTTCGCCACTTATACCGCGGCCGGCCATGTGCGCCGCGCGCTTGCGGGTGCCGGGTTCGAGGTCAGCCGCCTGCCCGGTTTCGCGGGCAAGCGGCATATGTCTGCGGGAGTTTTGCGCTGA
- a CDS encoding FAD-binding oxidoreductase — protein sequence MASVDVTVCGAGIFGLSTAWALAKRGARVRVIETRAIGAGASGGLVGALAPHAPEAWNEMKALQFRSLTMAAAWWDEVHHAGGADPLYLRAGRLQPLADSAALELARARETAARDLWQGAAEWRVIPATGAPWEPASPSGWLISDTLTARISPRQALASLAQALRARGGTIGQEGTDGPGLVVHATGYEGLAELSAHFGRKLGAGVKGQAVLLRHDAREAPQIYAPGLHIVAHGDGTVAVGSTSESTWETPGPDAQAETLITRAREVLPVLHGAEVLERWAGIRPRAKSRSPVIGAWPGRPGHFIANGGFKTGFGMAPVCAELLADLIVEGRDMIPAAFLPATLLQGALPPRRFAAHPRDI from the coding sequence ATGGCAAGCGTCGATGTGACGGTCTGCGGCGCAGGGATCTTCGGGCTGAGCACAGCCTGGGCGCTGGCAAAGCGTGGCGCAAGAGTGCGGGTGATCGAGACGCGCGCCATCGGTGCCGGCGCCTCGGGCGGCCTGGTCGGCGCCCTGGCACCACATGCGCCAGAGGCCTGGAATGAGATGAAGGCGTTGCAGTTTCGCAGCCTGACCATGGCTGCGGCCTGGTGGGACGAGGTGCATCACGCTGGCGGGGCCGACCCGCTTTACCTGCGCGCGGGCCGGTTGCAACCCCTGGCCGACAGTGCCGCGCTTGAACTTGCACGGGCGCGGGAGACAGCCGCGCGCGACCTCTGGCAAGGTGCTGCCGAATGGCGGGTGATCCCGGCCACGGGCGCGCCCTGGGAGCCCGCCTCCCCCAGCGGCTGGCTGATCTCGGATACGCTGACAGCCCGGATTTCTCCCCGCCAGGCGCTCGCCTCGCTCGCGCAGGCGCTGCGCGCCAGGGGGGGGACGATCGGGCAGGAAGGGACAGACGGCCCCGGCCTGGTGGTTCACGCGACAGGATATGAGGGGCTCGCAGAGCTTTCTGCCCATTTCGGCCGCAAGCTGGGCGCCGGCGTGAAAGGACAGGCGGTGCTCTTGCGCCATGACGCGCGGGAAGCGCCGCAGATCTATGCGCCCGGGCTCCATATCGTTGCACATGGTGACGGGACAGTGGCCGTCGGATCAACCAGCGAGAGCACCTGGGAGACGCCCGGGCCCGATGCCCAGGCAGAAACACTGATCACGCGCGCGCGCGAAGTGCTGCCGGTGCTGCACGGGGCCGAGGTTCTGGAACGCTGGGCTGGCATCCGCCCGCGCGCGAAAAGCCGTTCGCCTGTGATCGGGGCCTGGCCCGGCCGGCCGGGGCATTTCATCGCGAATGGCGGGTTCAAAACCGGCTTTGGCATGGCGCCGGTCTGTGCAGAGCTGCTCGCGGACCTTATAGTCGAAGGACGCGACATGATTCCGGCGGCATTTCTTCCGGCGACCTTGCTCCAGGGGGCACTGCCCCCTCGCCGCTTTGCGGCTCACCCCCGGGATATTTAA
- a CDS encoding aldehyde dehydrogenase family protein, whose translation MLTKRDFYINGAWIAPAKPRDYQVINPSNEEPCAVISLGDQSDTDRAVAAAKAALPAWRATPPAERARLVAAILDQYEARKQEFAEVIAMEMGAPIDFALEEQAPCLPWHTTNFLRAFEHIEWIRPLGDRAPGAAIALEPIGVVGLITPWNWPVNQIALKAIPAMLAGCTCVLKPSEEAPLDAMMFAEFCHAAGIPAGVFNLVNGDGAGVGSQLSSHPDVEMISFTGSTRAGRAISKTAAETLKRVTLELGGKGANLLFADARPDAVRWSVARMMENTGQSCNAPSRLLVERPVYDRVVAEAAELANAISVGPADQPGPHIGPVVNKRQWDQIQAYIRKGIEEGARLVAGGPDLPEGFNRGFYVKPTVFADVKPGMTIEREEIFGPVMAIIPFDSEEEAVAIANDTPYGLTNYVQTEDQSRANRLGRALVSGMVEMNGKSRGAGVFFGGVKQSGRAREGGIWGLEEFLEPKAISGYDFSAG comes from the coding sequence ATGCTCACGAAACGCGACTTCTACATCAATGGCGCCTGGATTGCCCCTGCGAAACCCCGCGATTACCAGGTCATCAACCCGTCGAATGAAGAGCCCTGCGCGGTGATCTCGCTGGGGGATCAGAGCGATACCGACCGTGCGGTTGCCGCGGCCAAGGCGGCCTTGCCGGCCTGGCGCGCAACGCCCCCGGCAGAACGGGCGCGGCTGGTGGCGGCCATTCTCGACCAGTATGAGGCGAGAAAGCAGGAATTCGCCGAAGTGATCGCGATGGAAATGGGGGCGCCGATTGATTTCGCGCTGGAAGAACAGGCGCCCTGCCTGCCCTGGCATACCACGAATTTCCTGCGCGCCTTTGAGCATATCGAATGGATCCGCCCGTTGGGCGATCGCGCGCCGGGCGCGGCCATCGCGCTGGAGCCGATCGGTGTCGTGGGGCTGATCACCCCCTGGAACTGGCCGGTGAACCAGATCGCACTGAAGGCCATTCCGGCGATGCTGGCGGGCTGCACCTGTGTGCTCAAACCCTCGGAAGAGGCACCGCTCGATGCGATGATGTTTGCAGAATTCTGCCATGCAGCGGGGATCCCGGCCGGCGTGTTCAACCTTGTGAACGGGGACGGCGCCGGGGTCGGATCGCAGCTTTCCTCGCATCCGGATGTCGAGATGATCTCGTTTACCGGCTCGACCCGCGCCGGTCGGGCGATCTCGAAAACGGCGGCCGAGACGCTGAAACGTGTCACGCTGGAACTGGGGGGCAAAGGCGCCAATCTGCTGTTTGCCGACGCGCGCCCGGATGCGGTGCGCTGGTCGGTGGCGCGGATGATGGAAAATACCGGGCAAAGCTGCAACGCACCCTCGCGCCTTCTGGTCGAGCGCCCGGTTTATGACAGGGTTGTGGCGGAGGCGGCGGAACTGGCCAATGCAATTTCGGTCGGCCCGGCGGATCAGCCGGGGCCGCATATCGGCCCGGTGGTGAACAAACGGCAATGGGATCAGATCCAGGCCTATATCCGCAAAGGCATCGAAGAGGGCGCCCGGCTCGTCGCAGGCGGGCCGGATCTGCCGGAAGGGTTCAACCGTGGTTTCTATGTGAAACCGACGGTCTTTGCCGATGTGAAGCCGGGCATGACCATCGAGCGCGAAGAGATCTTTGGGCCGGTTATGGCGATCATCCCGTTTGACAGCGAGGAAGAGGCAGTCGCCATCGCCAATGACACGCCTTACGGGCTGACCAATTACGTCCAGACCGAAGATCAGAGCCGCGCGAACCGGCTTGGCCGCGCGCTGGTCTCCGGCATGGTCGAGATGAATGGAAAGTCACGCGGCGCGGGCGTCTTCTTTGGCGGCGTGAAGCAATCGGGCCGGGCCCGTGAAGGCGGCATCTGGGGCCTTGAGGAATTCCTCGAGCCGAAGGCGATTTCTGGCTACGATTTCTCGGCTGGCTGA
- a CDS encoding peroxiredoxin, protein MSVRINDIAPDFTADTTAGTISFHDWLGDSYGIIFSHPRDFTPVCTTEFAAVARLIPEWKKRGIKVIGLSVDGKADHEKWKRDIEAFGGAPADFPIIDDTSLAVSKAYDLLPADYYIPTDGRTPAHTATVRAVYFIGPDKKVRFTIYYPMSVGRNFAEILRAVDAVLLTDGKPLATPADWVPGQDVIVALSLNNDQAAEKYGELDIKLPYLRFAKQPG, encoded by the coding sequence ATGTCCGTCCGCATCAACGATATCGCCCCAGATTTCACCGCCGACACCACCGCCGGCACCATCAGCTTCCACGACTGGCTCGGGGACAGCTACGGCATCATCTTCAGCCATCCGCGCGATTTCACCCCGGTTTGCACCACCGAATTCGCCGCCGTTGCCCGCCTGATCCCGGAATGGAAAAAACGCGGCATCAAGGTGATCGGCCTTTCGGTCGATGGCAAAGCCGATCATGAGAAATGGAAGCGCGATATCGAGGCATTCGGCGGCGCGCCGGCCGATTTCCCGATCATCGACGATACCAGCCTTGCCGTGTCCAAAGCCTATGACCTGCTGCCGGCCGATTACTACATCCCGACCGACGGCCGCACTCCGGCCCATACCGCAACCGTGCGCGCGGTCTATTTCATCGGGCCGGACAAGAAGGTCCGCTTCACGATCTATTACCCGATGTCGGTCGGCCGCAACTTCGCCGAGATCCTGCGCGCGGTCGACGCGGTTCTGCTCACCGATGGCAAGCCGCTCGCGACCCCGGCCGACTGGGTTCCCGGCCAGGACGTGATCGTAGCCCTCAGCCTGAACAACGACCAGGCTGCCGAGAAATATGGCGAGCTCGATATCAAACTGCCTTATCTGCGTTTCGCGAAACAGCCGGGCTGA
- a CDS encoding CHAP domain-containing protein, whose protein sequence is MIFTAAKPLLRSMAVLCAALTLSACMGRDIAPEGPDSSIFGSVDSGRQAMALLEAKQKQSKGQRVWCVPFARTASGVDLRGDAKTWWNAAAGQYARGNQPRPGAVMAFSATRKMSRGHIAVVSEVISEREIRINHANWVKNKVQMDMKVVDISRKNDWSDVKVERVAGEMGLSSYPVNGFIYPN, encoded by the coding sequence ATGATTTTCACCGCTGCAAAACCGCTTCTCCGGAGCATGGCCGTGCTTTGTGCCGCTCTGACGCTGAGCGCCTGTATGGGCCGCGATATTGCGCCGGAAGGACCGGACAGCTCGATTTTTGGCAGCGTTGATTCGGGGCGTCAGGCGATGGCGCTGCTGGAGGCAAAGCAGAAGCAGTCGAAGGGGCAGCGCGTCTGGTGTGTGCCCTTTGCCCGCACCGCGAGCGGTGTCGACCTGCGCGGCGATGCGAAAACCTGGTGGAATGCTGCCGCCGGCCAATATGCCCGTGGCAACCAGCCCCGCCCGGGCGCTGTGATGGCTTTTTCGGCAACGCGGAAAATGTCGCGCGGCCATATCGCTGTGGTCTCGGAAGTGATTTCCGAACGCGAGATCCGCATCAATCATGCCAACTGGGTCAAAAACAAAGTCCAGATGGATATGAAAGTTGTTGATATTTCTCGGAAAAACGACTGGAGCGATGTCAAGGTCGAGCGCGTTGCGGGCGAGATGGGATTGTCTTCCTATCCGGTCAACGGCTTTATCTATCCGAACTGA
- a CDS encoding alpha-hydroxy acid oxidase, which yields MRLSDCHNFHDFRRLAKRRLPGPIFNYIDGAADDEVTLRRNTAAFESVDLVPNVLRGVEEIDLSTTVMGQKLDLPVYLSPTALQRLFHHRGERATGAAAEAYGTMFGCSSLGTVSLQELRQKHRSPQVYQFYFHKDRGLNRAMMQSAKEAGINVMMLTVDSITGGNRERDLRTGFSIPFRLTLGGMFQFAIKPAWGINYVTHEKFSLPQLDAHIDMKGDSLTIGRYFTEMLDPSMTWDDVEELREEWGGEFCLKGVMSSDDARRAADIGCSGIVLSNHGGRQLDGSRTGFDQLDEVVQAVGDRLDVMIDGGIQRGTHVLKALSLGAKAVGLGRFYLFALAAAGQAGIERALGQMKAELTRDMRLMGAKTISDLNRDNLRFR from the coding sequence ATGCGTCTGAGCGATTGCCACAATTTTCACGACTTCCGCCGCCTGGCGAAACGTCGCCTGCCGGGGCCGATCTTCAATTACATTGACGGCGCGGCCGATGATGAGGTGACGCTGCGCCGCAATACGGCAGCCTTTGAAAGCGTCGATCTGGTGCCGAATGTCCTGCGCGGGGTCGAGGAGATTGACCTTTCTACCACCGTGATGGGGCAAAAGCTGGACCTGCCGGTCTATCTGTCGCCGACCGCACTGCAGCGGCTGTTTCACCACAGGGGCGAACGCGCGACCGGTGCCGCGGCCGAGGCCTATGGCACCATGTTCGGATGCTCGTCTCTGGGCACCGTTTCCCTGCAGGAACTGCGCCAGAAGCATCGAAGCCCGCAGGTCTACCAGTTCTATTTCCACAAAGACCGGGGCCTGAACCGCGCCATGATGCAATCGGCGAAAGAGGCCGGCATCAATGTCATGATGCTGACGGTGGACAGCATCACCGGCGGCAATCGCGAGCGCGATCTGCGCACCGGATTTTCGATTCCCTTCCGGCTGACACTGGGCGGCATGTTCCAGTTCGCGATCAAACCGGCCTGGGGGATCAACTATGTCACCCATGAGAAATTCAGCCTGCCGCAGCTGGATGCCCATATCGATATGAAGGGCGACAGCCTGACCATCGGGCGCTATTTCACCGAGATGCTCGACCCGTCGATGACCTGGGATGATGTCGAAGAGCTGCGTGAGGAATGGGGCGGAGAGTTCTGTCTGAAGGGCGTGATGAGTTCTGATGACGCCCGCCGCGCTGCAGATATCGGCTGTTCCGGGATCGTTTTGTCGAACCATGGCGGGCGGCAGCTTGACGGCTCGCGCACCGGTTTCGATCAGCTGGATGAGGTGGTGCAGGCGGTGGGCGACCGGCTCGATGTGATGATCGACGGCGGCATCCAGCGCGGAACGCATGTGCTGAAGGCGCTGAGCCTTGGGGCGAAGGCGGTGGGGCTCGGGCGATTCTACCTCTTCGCGCTGGCGGCGGCGGGGCAGGCGGGGATCGAACGCGCCCTTGGCCAGATGAAGGCCGAGCTGACCCGCGATATGCGCCTGATGGGGGCGAAGACCATCTCTGATCTGAACCGCGACAACCTGCGATTCCGCTGA
- a CDS encoding ABC transporter permease: MSRYLTAQYLTGMKARIIGAFLVAALLHLIGTILIPGYSAPFAIRALLVIAALLAVASVGQTLVVILGGIDLSIPFIIGFANVTAAQLYGQGWHFGLVCIVVFGLAILIGALNGALSRGLNIHPLIVTMGIGMIVQGLVLIWTKGFPTGSAPKAVSSFVSIGGSFGPLPVPALIPALLVMTIVIVLVLERTPWGRRLYALGSNPGAAPYALISPLWVWTSTFAASAFFAALAGILLLGFTGSAYGDVGQPYLFQTIAAVVVGGAALVGGRGSYIGTLAGVLVLTEINTLLIGLNFSPASVQAAFGAIILLLVSLYGRERHFRTTV, encoded by the coding sequence ATGAGCCGGTATCTCACAGCTCAGTATCTGACCGGAATGAAGGCGCGGATCATCGGGGCCTTTCTGGTTGCGGCGCTGCTGCATCTGATCGGGACCATCCTGATCCCGGGCTATTCCGCACCTTTCGCAATCCGGGCACTGCTGGTCATCGCCGCGCTGCTCGCAGTGGCGTCGGTCGGGCAGACGCTGGTGGTGATCCTTGGTGGCATCGACCTCTCGATCCCCTTCATCATCGGCTTTGCCAATGTGACGGCGGCGCAGCTTTACGGACAGGGCTGGCATTTCGGGCTGGTTTGCATCGTGGTCTTTGGTCTCGCCATCCTGATCGGCGCGCTGAACGGCGCCTTGTCGCGCGGGCTGAATATCCATCCGCTGATCGTGACAATGGGGATCGGCATGATTGTCCAGGGTCTTGTGCTGATCTGGACGAAAGGCTTCCCGACGGGATCGGCGCCAAAAGCGGTATCGTCTTTCGTGTCGATCGGGGGATCCTTTGGCCCGTTGCCGGTGCCTGCGCTGATCCCGGCATTGCTGGTGATGACCATCGTGATCGTGCTGGTGCTGGAGCGGACGCCCTGGGGTCGTCGCCTCTATGCGCTTGGCTCGAACCCCGGCGCGGCGCCCTATGCGCTGATCAGCCCGCTCTGGGTCTGGACCTCGACCTTTGCTGCATCGGCGTTTTTCGCGGCGCTGGCGGGGATCCTTCTTCTGGGCTTTACCGGGTCTGCTTACGGTGATGTCGGCCAGCCCTATCTGTTCCAGACCATCGCGGCGGTCGTTGTCGGAGGTGCGGCCCTGGTGGGCGGGCGCGGCAGTTACATCGGCACCCTGGCCGGCGTGCTGGTTCTGACCGAAATCAACACCTTGCTGATCGGCTTGAACTTTTCGCCCGCCTCGGTACAGGCTGCGTTCGGCGCGATCATCCTGCTGCTCGTCTCGCTTTACGGGCGAGAGCGCCATTTCCGCACAACCGTCTGA
- a CDS encoding ABC transporter permease — MRVLGRYTFAIAILVVLLVANLVMNPARFHPAAWGTLLGMAAPLIGAALASTPVILAGRGGIDISVGPVMALVSAVVIKVLYLDHGLSSPLILWPAALLIGALIGAFNGFMAVIVRVQPIVATLGTYLILGGLTLTILPAPVGPAPDWLKAMAGGWSFLPLGVIGLLWWGLSRMPFHDQLMAVGSDDRAAYTAGVPVSLVRFLAYVITGMLAAAAGMMLTALIGSADPKVGANYTLIAIAAVALGGVSLAGGKGGLLGAAIGAFDIFLLQSLLTAFNVSTYVLQVAYGAILVTAVVLIALQDRGTKRSHA; from the coding sequence ATGCGGGTGCTGGGACGCTATACATTCGCCATTGCCATTCTCGTGGTGCTGCTGGTCGCCAACCTCGTGATGAACCCGGCGCGGTTTCATCCGGCGGCCTGGGGCACGCTTCTGGGGATGGCGGCGCCACTGATCGGCGCGGCTCTGGCCTCGACCCCGGTGATCCTGGCCGGGCGGGGCGGCATCGACATCTCTGTCGGCCCGGTGATGGCGCTGGTCTCGGCGGTGGTGATCAAGGTGCTCTATCTTGATCACGGGCTGAGCTCACCCCTGATCCTCTGGCCGGCGGCGCTTCTGATCGGGGCACTGATCGGCGCATTCAACGGGTTCATGGCGGTGATCGTGCGGGTACAGCCCATTGTGGCGACGCTCGGAACCTATCTGATCCTTGGCGGGCTGACGCTGACCATTCTGCCCGCGCCCGTCGGCCCTGCGCCGGACTGGCTGAAGGCTATGGCAGGGGGCTGGAGTTTCCTGCCCCTGGGCGTGATCGGGCTTTTGTGGTGGGGGCTGAGCCGTATGCCATTCCATGACCAGCTGATGGCTGTAGGCTCGGATGACCGCGCGGCCTATACCGCCGGGGTGCCGGTCTCGCTGGTACGCTTTCTGGCCTATGTGATCACCGGCATGCTTGCGGCGGCAGCGGGGATGATGCTGACCGCGCTGATCGGATCGGCCGATCCGAAAGTGGGCGCGAATTATACACTGATCGCGATTGCCGCTGTGGCGCTTGGCGGCGTCAGCCTTGCGGGCGGCAAGGGCGGTCTGCTGGGGGCGGCCATCGGCGCCTTTGACATCTTCCTGCTGCAAAGCCTGCTGACCGCGTTCAACGTCTCGACCTATGTGTTGCAGGTCGCTTATGGCGCGATCCTTGTCACGGCGGTCGTGCTGATCGCGCTCCAGGATCGCGGCACGAAAAGGAGCCATGCATGA
- a CDS encoding ATP-binding cassette domain-containing protein yields the protein MADLRATGLTLRPGARAFSATIGAGEILGLAGLDGHGQDTFLRSLTGLGKTGGEVALNGARIGSFRDAERARIVYVPRDRRATGIFPGLSILDNFAIATAGRDRRGPLISPAARRARYEIWRERLQIRAPSPEAPITALSGGNQQKVLLARALAREPEVLLLNDPTRGVDVATRHLLYDLFRDLAGEGMVLVILSSEIEEILAMSHRVLVFRDHSLAAELSGEAMQTDQVIAAMFGRAG from the coding sequence ATGGCTGATCTGAGGGCAACCGGCCTGACCCTGCGCCCGGGCGCGCGCGCCTTTTCGGCGACCATCGGCGCTGGCGAGATCCTTGGCCTCGCGGGTCTCGATGGCCACGGTCAGGACACCTTTTTGCGCAGCCTGACGGGGCTGGGGAAGACCGGCGGCGAAGTCGCGCTGAATGGCGCACGGATCGGCAGCTTCCGTGACGCTGAACGGGCCCGCATCGTCTATGTACCGCGTGACCGCCGCGCGACGGGGATTTTCCCCGGCCTCTCGATCCTCGACAATTTCGCGATTGCCACCGCCGGGCGTGACCGGCGCGGCCCGCTGATCTCACCCGCAGCGCGCCGCGCCCGGTATGAGATCTGGCGCGAACGGTTGCAGATCAGGGCGCCATCGCCCGAAGCGCCGATCACCGCGCTGTCAGGCGGCAATCAGCAAAAGGTGCTGCTGGCGCGGGCTCTGGCGCGCGAGCCGGAGGTTCTCTTGCTGAACGACCCGACGCGCGGTGTCGATGTGGCGACGCGGCACCTGCTGTATGATCTGTTCCGCGATCTGGCAGGCGAGGGGATGGTGCTGGTGATCCTCTCCTCCGAGATCGAAGAGATCCTTGCTATGTCTCACCGCGTCCTGGTCTTTCGCGACCATAGTCTGGCTGCGGAATTGTCAGGAGAGGCGATGCAGACCGATCAGGTGATTGCCGCCATGTTCGGGAGGGCAGGCTGA
- a CDS encoding ATP-binding cassette domain-containing protein — MLEISGLTKRYGETLALSGATITFRPGTIHTILGENGSGKSTLVKLLSGIVAPDSGTIRMEGREITARSPAGFREAGFATAFQEVLIAPDRSVKDNILLGLDGFFRRHIPRSGRAARSAEVLSRFACTKIDPEALAGALPLAAQQLVVLARAVARAPKVLILDEITAALDFADRDSVFAFMKRSAASGATLLFITHRMDEVMALSDDISVLRSGQVVRSGPRADATPSELLSLMAPEGGRHG, encoded by the coding sequence ATGCTGGAGATTTCCGGCCTGACAAAGCGCTATGGCGAGACGCTGGCGCTGAGCGGGGCCACAATCACCTTCCGCCCCGGCACCATCCACACGATTCTCGGCGAGAACGGCTCGGGGAAATCGACGCTTGTGAAACTGCTTTCTGGCATCGTGGCCCCCGACAGTGGCACGATCCGGATGGAGGGGCGCGAGATCACGGCCCGCAGCCCCGCCGGTTTTCGCGAGGCCGGTTTTGCCACCGCTTTCCAGGAGGTCCTGATCGCGCCGGACCGGTCGGTCAAAGACAATATCCTGCTGGGTCTTGACGGGTTTTTCCGTCGCCATATCCCACGGTCGGGCCGTGCCGCCCGGTCGGCAGAGGTGTTGTCGCGCTTTGCCTGCACAAAGATCGACCCCGAGGCGCTGGCGGGCGCGCTGCCACTGGCGGCGCAGCAGCTGGTGGTGCTCGCCCGTGCCGTTGCGCGCGCGCCAAAGGTGCTGATCCTTGATGAGATCACCGCCGCGCTTGATTTTGCCGACCGCGATTCCGTCTTCGCCTTCATGAAGCGCAGCGCGGCTTCGGGCGCGACGCTTCTGTTCATCACCCATCGGATGGATGAGGTCATGGCACTGTCTGATGATATTTCCGTGCTGCGTTCGGGGCAGGTCGTGCGTTCCGGCCCGCGCGCTGACGCGACGCCCTCAGAGCTTTTGAGCCTGATGGCGCCGGAAGGAGGCCGTCATGGCTGA
- a CDS encoding substrate-binding domain-containing protein has translation MTKRMARLCAATALTAFAMPVFAQSVEEAIAALPEGLKSQYEGAPQAIATAPLADFTPKAKPYKWCHSESYQGNPWRVSVTNELKRLVDGLIAEGVVSDFEISDSNGDVGQQISQIRAFIDKDCGVITSIPGSATGLDEAIAAAAAAGIPFVTAAGSVTAPSAVNVDSNYSRWGYEMMDAIGRALPEGGNVLIVEGIAGHPIVAQERAGADAAMALHPNLKIARVVNGDWTANVTKTVVLQTLATNPAPIDAVWSAGSESRVIAEAFAEAGRPVPVITASITGDALGYWKASPEGFRFEGHAVLPGWTAQTLYRTAARIMDGQKPVLNTLMIPLPPVHEADLATWYQDCMTPDAVSVFPVPPTDPMPEDWLDAYFTNPAPSPAWDYAKTPGACAN, from the coding sequence ATGACGAAGAGAATGGCGCGGCTCTGCGCTGCGACAGCACTGACGGCATTTGCGATGCCGGTATTCGCGCAATCGGTGGAAGAGGCAATCGCGGCTTTGCCCGAGGGGCTGAAGTCGCAATATGAGGGCGCGCCCCAGGCCATCGCCACCGCGCCGCTCGCGGATTTCACACCGAAAGCAAAGCCTTACAAATGGTGCCATTCCGAAAGCTACCAGGGTAATCCCTGGCGCGTTTCGGTCACCAATGAGCTGAAGCGCCTCGTGGACGGGCTGATTGCCGAAGGCGTGGTCTCGGATTTCGAGATCTCGGATTCCAATGGCGATGTCGGCCAGCAGATCAGCCAGATCCGCGCTTTCATTGATAAGGACTGCGGCGTAATCACCTCGATCCCGGGCTCGGCCACGGGGCTTGATGAGGCGATTGCGGCGGCAGCAGCGGCGGGCATCCCCTTTGTGACGGCGGCGGGGTCGGTCACGGCGCCGTCCGCGGTGAATGTCGACAGCAACTATTCCCGCTGGGGCTATGAGATGATGGATGCGATCGGCCGCGCGCTGCCCGAGGGCGGCAATGTGCTGATCGTTGAAGGCATTGCCGGCCACCCGATTGTGGCGCAGGAACGTGCCGGCGCCGATGCCGCCATGGCATTGCATCCGAACCTGAAAATCGCCCGCGTCGTCAATGGCGACTGGACGGCGAATGTCACCAAAACCGTTGTGCTGCAAACGCTTGCCACCAATCCGGCACCGATTGACGCCGTCTGGTCGGCGGGGTCTGAAAGCCGCGTGATCGCCGAGGCCTTTGCCGAAGCGGGTCGCCCGGTGCCGGTGATCACGGCATCCATCACCGGGGATGCGCTTGGCTACTGGAAGGCCAGCCCCGAGGGTTTTCGCTTCGAGGGCCATGCCGTTCTGCCGGGCTGGACGGCGCAGACGCTTTACCGCACCGCCGCGCGGATCATGGATGGGCAAAAGCCGGTCCTGAACACGCTGATGATCCCGCTGCCGCCGGTGCATGAGGCGGATCTGGCGACCTGGTACCAGGATTGCATGACGCCCGACGCGGTGTCGGTTTTCCCGGTGCCGCCGACCGATCCGATGCCGGAAGACTGGCTTGATGCCTATTTCACGAATCCCGCCCCGAGCCCGGCCTGGGATTACGCGAAGACCCCCGGCGCCTGCGCCAACTGA